The following is a genomic window from Procambarus clarkii isolate CNS0578487 chromosome 75, FALCON_Pclarkii_2.0, whole genome shotgun sequence.
ctcaagttcatgttgggtacattgtgtataagagccgattctacaagacggcgtctgtgtagagtagaggcaggaaagattattttggaggaagaccaatcaatgggatgattagaatctctcacatggcagaagagagcattgttagtgtctgcaaacttaacacttctcttgtgttctttaagtctgtcattcagtgtacggccagtttcgccaaagtattggagaggacaagatgaacaggaaatagagtagacaccagcagcattagaagcaggaggagcagtgtgaactagattactaCGAAGTGTGTTTGTTtgacgaaaggcgagtttaatgtcaagaggacgaaaggtattggtaaaagttttgagttcagatatgaagggatggcatatgtgggaaccgacctgtgagatttatatttatttaatttatatgaatttatatttacgttaatttatatacttcgatagcaatttgtataatgataagtggactgtatttctgcaataatctcataatctcacaaatcgatcctctacacattagggggggtttattagtttttatatatgcagccaatcaaactacagtattaactacacattattaaacattgaagaggttccttatcttatagtacagcaggctagtccaccaggtataactagggtgtagacaccaaattatcctctttgaggtagcttccatatcacccagtaactggtgcacaaatcttgcttcctcgtcttgacctttagtttgaggcttccacgtgatctaaccgcctcaccctatatcctgacattaatggccataaatgaatgataaacgggtttcggatagacacttaacttgaatttgtagacagcgtgttgacaatggtacacctttggtttccataacactacgtccaagtaaatttaacaggagccgaatttgctcccgtgagcctctggtctcaatataaacaatggctgtttaacactccatactattgacgttactggccgacattgtccagaatgataggagccgaatttgctccacacgtctcggaggtgacacaacaatggctccctccttcctccctgacgcctggcctactttgtccagatttcagaaagtgatagaagggtcacatttactctactttaatattgataattaagttaatttatataagatgtttttatgatggtaaagtccaaagactaatgtatttaagaataattcccagcagaatagctggtgaattataatggtatgtggtgatgatatcccgttttctttagatggtaattccactacaagttacgttttctatgggtaacttgtttatacaatacagctattatctgtatgatattaaatggtgtcggattttccgacagcataGTACAGTACTACTAGTGttagaagcaggtttaggatgaaagaaatttcgtttagcttgagagtaggcacagttgatgaaatgcaaaggataaccaaggcgagagaatgatttgtagataaaggcaatttcagaatcaagaaactgagggtcgctgatgcgtagagcgcggaggaagagagagacgaggacacttttcttaacagaaggaggatggtaggaaaagaagtgaatgtacacaccactatgcatgggtttacgatctcattagactctgtgttgaatctaactctttctctttcaacggtaaatattacactcaaactttcggtgtcgctatgggttcccctctctcccctgttcttgctaatttctacatggaatacttcgaaactgttcttcttccttctattgatactcgtccctctctctggcttcgatatgttgatgacatttttgctttatggcctcatgaccttaatcttttccagcctttcctcgcctctcttaacaatctggctccttctatccatttcaaagttgagtgggaatctaattccctccttccttttcttgatgttcatgttcacagctctgtgtctgggttctctttctctgtctaccgtaaacccatgcatagtggcatgtatattcacttcttttcctaccatcctccttctgttaagaaaattgTCCTCGCCTCAGTATAGGGATAGAGTATTAGCTCCCATTAACAAATAGGTGTTAAGGCGCCAATACAACCTGACTGTTCAActgtgtatgacgtcaccagatgagCAATGAGGGCCCTAGCATGATGCATATCTATGTAGTTTAtagttaatgttattattcaaaaatggctggagTAACCATCCcccgcctagcctaacctagcctaacctaacctaatcacagGTTTGAGAAtaaacattttagtcatccacaacggtCATCATTCATTATGTAGTGAGGACTTCAAAACTATAATAGcaacccaaatgtcgtaccgTAATTTGAGGTGAATCGTACGTCTGGCagtatagcaggtgagctgaacataagaataaaggtaactgcagaaggtctattagcccatacgaggcagttcctatttataatcacctagtctcattcatatatatgtccaacctgcgcttaaaacaatcaagggaccccacttccaatattagtttacaataatagtttataATATATAGCACACATTCTAGTTTTTTACACAACGGCAATTATGAAACGCTGTAggtagatgaacaaatccacaagggcagtgacgaggattcgaacctgcgtccgagagcatcccagacgctgccttaatcgactgagcagcGTCTgggaatgctctcggacgcaggttcgaatcctcgtcacggcccttgtggatttgttcatttgatgcatcacgcaattgtgatttctgtgtgctgtAGGTAGATAttgtccacaagtagttaccgcaCATCTGGCAGCTcaacggattagtggctgtgttcataggttaGTCAACTGTCTTCACATCCGTCAAATAGGTATCCAAATGTCGCCCCGCgactcatccatctagcaactcagctggatgctagccactatattcatacgctaatcatttctacacctcaacactcctagtcttgctacacaaatcagctaacttgtttctaaaccaacagtcacaaataccagcatacacacctacacacacttcacaacccatacattcatagagaacaGCTAAGGTTTTgctaccatttccccattaatcagatgtaatttatgccatacacagaaaatacagcatttacacacaaaatatgacATTTAAATGCAAAATATGACATTCACATACAAAATATGAcatttatatacaaaatatgacatttacatacaaaatatgtcagttgtacacaaaaatataacatttacacaaATATCGGATGTACACTCAAAGTATGACATTTGCCCAAAGTATTTTATTTTGCACAAATAGAGCAAATTGCTTATACATTTACACAATCAAAATgcactttcactaaaattacacaatttctcaAACATAATGTTCACAAAATACtcacacacattgtctcataaaccaaaatacactttcacacttgcacatgaagatctattttttcagattgcatatacagaacttacacaaatacacaatttcCACACAAAAAtaaagttgcaccagttccactattAGCACAAAAACTGTTATAAAACATAcacaattattacacaaatttATGTAATTATTACACATCTTTGCACCATTAATAAAagcaaattatatataattatataacttGCGCAATGACAATCAATGCACAACAGGTGTAAATACACAATTCGTCCATATACAATTACACAACATACGCAATTAATTCATAACTTTCACAAATATTATACATcatacataataataattattattacacaacttgcataaatacaaTCAAATATCCAGTACAAAATACATATAATACATAACTAGCCCAAATATGTAAATACGCAACTAGCGTaaatacacaattcacacaaatacaattacaacacatgcacaattaatacacaacttgcacaaagtataatcaatacacaactgtccaaatatgaacaatacataactagcgcatattcattaaatacacaactattcaattccacaaatacacaagcaaaacatatacaattaatacacagCTCATTCACCCCAAGAAATCTTAATTATTTGTActgttaatatatattaatacataTCAATCAGCAAGGTAACCACATTACTCAAGCAAGGTCAAAATATCATTAAAACTCCTCCTACTTACTATTCAAATGGATAAACCAGGATGTATATGTCCTAGTGAAATAAATATATTTGTAATTATTCATAAAAAAGCTCAGGTTGTGATAAGGCgcagaaaaatatatataaatttaacatCATTCACACAAAATGCAACACTTGCACTTACACTACAAATACACAAAATCAAAAACACACAGTATAAAACAtacaggggggggggcctggtggcctggtggatagcgcgcagcaaTCGTAATTccgtggcgcgggttcaattcccgcaaaaggtaaaaacaaataggcaaagtttctttcatcctgaatgcctctgttacctagcagtaaataggtacctaggagttagtcagctgtcacgggctgcttcctgggtgggggGGAAAGTAGTTagttaacagttgattgacagttgagaggcgggccgaaagagcaaagctcaacccccgcaaacacaactaggtgaacacaactaggtgaatatatacaCATTTACACTGAATAAGCATTTACGCACAAAGCATAAAATTATTTTGATTTTAGTTTTGACTTGACTTGATTTTAGTCAAGATATTTTCGTTCTTTCCAATTGCTCAAATTATTTCTTGTTGCATTAAACTTGAAGAATTTCTCATTATTGAACAACGTAAACACGTGTTACGTGTTTCACAACACATAAAATGAGTGTTTTTCGATATAGTTACTGGACAGAATGTTGTCCAATAACAGGACGTCACCGCTGCCGCtggcctatacctattataggttaggtaataattgtaattacgaagcaataagatgcttatcttaagatactaacaaggttaggtaaggtcggtgttttctatgaatctttttaggggtatctattatgttaagtatgtcacctatgcacatatttaataagtcaatattgacttattaaatttacgagaacgggttgccatgtCCACATCCTCGCTGGCAAACAATGTTATAGAAAACAATTGAATTATCTCTTTTTTACTCTTATGGGACACTTTTTACTCTTATGGGACACTTTTTACTCTTATGGGACACTTTTTACTCTTATGGGACACTTTTTTACTCACTTTTTTTCAAAAAAGTATTTCCACGACTGAAGCAACGCCATGGTGGCCTTTGTAACCGCTATGAAAATGTTTCTATTTAAAACAGTCTaaataacctccccccccccccccccccaaataaaaGAGGAATTAATATCAGAAATATATCTTACTAATAGAATAGAAGAAATATTTTTTCCCAAGAAATCATTCTTCTGGAGCTGAAATGGTGTGATGATCTCTCAGTAATCCAGAGATGCATGTATTAAGTTGAATTGTATACCATTTAAGTGATTTTGTGTGCCATTCAAGTGGTATTGTATACCATCAAAGTGATATTGTATACCATTCAAGTAGTATTGTATACCAATCAAGTAGTATTGTATACCATTCAAGTGGTATTACAGGTAGGTATTAGGAGTACTGAAAGGTATTTGTATTGAATAGTAGGCGTATTGTAAGCTTCTGTATTGTATGGTAGTGGTATTGTAAGCCACTGTATTTTATGGTAGTGGTATTGTAAGTCACTGTATTGTATGGTAGTGGTATTGTAAGTCATTGTATTGTATGGTAGTAGTATTGTAAGCCACTGTATAGTATGGTAGTAGCATTGTAAGTCACTGTATTGCATGGTAGTAGTATTGTAAGTCACTGTATTGTATGGTAGTGGTATTGTAAGTCACTGTATTGCATGGTAGTGGTATTGTAAGTCACTGTATTGTATGGTAGTGGTATTGTAAGGCACTGTATTGTATGGTAGTGGTATTGTAAGTCACTGTATTGCATGGTAGTGGTATTGTAAGTCACTGTATTGTATGGTAGTGGTATTGTAAGGCACTGTATTGTATGGTAGTGGTATTGTAAGTCACTGTATTGCATGGTACTGGTATTGTAAGTCACTGTATTGCATGGTAGTGGTATTGTAAGTCACTGTATTGTATGGTAGTGGTATTGTAAGGCACTGTATTGCATGGTAGTAGTAATTCAAGTCATTTGTGTTGTATACCATTGGTATTGTAAGCTactggtatgtggtggtggtagcaatgcAAGCCACTGGTAATGTTTTTCATTATAACAGTAAACCAATGGTATGGACGTTAGTGTTATTGTAAGTGGCATTGTAAATATAAGTTAGTGTTTTAGTAAGTCAAAGATAATATAAGTTAGTGTTTTTGTAAGTCAAAGATAATATAAGTTAGTGTTTTTGTAAGTCAAAGATAATATAAGTTAGTGTTTTTGTAAGTCAAAGATAATATAAGTTAGTGTTTTAGTAAGTCAAAGATAATATAAGTTAGTGTTTTAGTAAGTCAAAGATAATATAAGTTAGTGTTTTAGTAAGTCAAAGATAATATAAGTTAGTGTTTTAGTAAGTCAAAGATAATATAAATTAGTGTTTTAGTAAGTCAAAGATAATATAAGTTAGTGTTTTTGTAAGTCAAAGATAATATAAGTTAGTGTTTTAGTAAGTCAAAGATAATATAAATTAGTGTTTTTGTAAGTCAAAGATAATATAAGTTAGTGTTTTAGTAAGTCAAAGATAATATAAATTAGTGTTTTTGTAAGTCAAAGATAATATAAGTTAGTGTTTTAGTAAGTCAAGTGCATTGTTAGCCATTTAAGACAAATATTGTGCTACTGGAAATTAATTgaattatttgtattagtaaacattaacataaataataatattaattatcttAATTATTATTGTAAACCTAATTATCATAATAAAATAACATTAACGATGAAAATAATAATGACTCAGGGAACATGTGGTCACTCAGGGAACATGCGGTCAGTCAGGGAACATGCGGTCACTCAGGGAACATGCGGTCACTCAGGGAACATGCGGTCACTCAGGGAACATGCGGTCACTCAGGGAACATGCGGTCACTCAGGGAACATGCGGTCACTCAGGGAACATGCGGTCACTCAGGGAACATGCGGTCACTCAGGGAACATGCGGTCACTCAGGGAACATGCGGTCACTCAGGGAACATGTGGTCACTCAGGGAACATGCGATCACTCAGGGAACATGCGGTCACTCAGGGAACATGCGGTCACTCAGGGAACATGCGGTCACTCAGGGAACATGCGGTCACTCAGGGAACATGCGGTCACTCAGGGAACATGCGGTCACTCAGGGAACATGCGGTCACTCAGGGAACATGCGATCACTCAGGGAACATGCGATCACTCAGGGAACATGCGGTCACTCAGGGAACATGCGGTCACTCAGGGAACATGCGGTTACTCAGGGAACATGCGGTCACTCAGGGAACATGCGGTCACTCAGGGAACATGCGGTCACTCAGGGAACATGTGGTCACTCAGGGAACATGTGATCACTCAGGGAACATGTGCTCACTCAGGGAACATGTGCTCACTCAGGGAACATGTGCTCACTCAGGGAACATGTGCTCACTCAGGGAACATGTGGTCACTCAGGGAACATGTGGTCACTCAGGGAACATGTGGTCACTCAGGGAACATGTGGTCACTCAGGGAACATGTGGTCACTCAGAGAACATGTGGTCACTCGGGGAACATGTGGTCACTCGGGGAACATGTGGTCACTCGGGGAACATGTGGTCACTCGGGGAACATGTGGTCACTCGGGGAACATGTGGTCACTCGGGGAACATGTGGTCACTTAGGGAACATGTGGTCACTCAGGGAACATGTTGTAACTCAGGGAACATGCGGTCGCTCAGGGAACGTGCAGTCACTTGTGTTACTggtaacacaaggaacaaccagtaacacagagaACAACCAttaacacaaggaacaaccagtaacacaaggaacgaccagtaacacaaggaacgaccagtaacacagagaacgaccagtaacacaaggaaccaccagtaacacaaggaacaaccagtaacacaaggaacaaccagtaacacaaggaacaagcagtaacacaaggaacaaccagtaacacagagaacaaccagtaacacaaggaacgaccagtaacacaaggaactACCAGTAACACatggaacaaccagtaacacaaggaacaaccagtaacactaggaacaaccagtaacacagagaacaatcagtaacacaaggaacaaccagtaacacaaggaacaaccagtaGCACAAGGAacgaccagtaacacaaggaacgaccagtaacacagagaacgaccagtaacacaaggaaccaccagtaacacaaggaaccaccagtaacacaaggaacaaccagtaacacaaggaacaaccagtaacacaaggaacaaccagtaacacaaggaacaaccagtaacacaaggaacaaccagtaacacatggaacaaccagtaacacaaggaacaaccagtaacacaaggaacaaccagtaacacaaggaacaaccagtaacacaaggaacaaccagtaacacaaggaacaaccagtaacacaaggaacaaccagtaacacaaggaacaaccagtaacacaaggaacaaccagtaacacaaggaacaaccagtaacacaaggaacaaccagtaacacatggaacaaccagtaacacaaggaacaaccagtaacacaaggaacaaccagtaacacaaggaacaaccagtaacacaaggaacaaccagtaacacaaggaacaaccagtaacacaaggaacaaccagtaacacaaggaacaaccagtaacacaaggaacaaccagtaacacatggaacaaccagtaacacaaggaacaaccagtaacacagagaacaaccagtaacacaaggaacgACCTGTAACACAAGGAACCACCAGTAACACatggaacaaccagtaacacaaggaacaaccagtaacactaggaacaaccagtaacactaggaacaaccagtaacactaggaacaaccagtaacacatggaacaaccagtaacacaaggaacaaccagtaacacaaggaacaaccagtaacacatggaacaaccagtaacacaaggaacaaccagtaacactaggaacaaccagtaacactaggaacaaccagtaacacaaggaacaaccagtaacacatggaacaaccagtaacacaaggaacaaccagtaacactaggaacaaccagtaacactaggaacaaccagtaacactaggaacaaccagtaacactaggaacaaccagtaacacaaggaacaaccagtaacacaaggaacaaccagtaacactaggaacaaccagtaacacaaggaacaaccagtaacacaaagaacaaccagtaacacagagaacaaccagtaacacaaggaacaaccagcaacacaaggaacaaccagcaacacaaggaacaaccagtaacacaagaactaaccagtaacacaaggaacaaccagtaacacaaggaacaaccagtaacacaaggaacaaccagtaacacaaggaacaaccagtaacacagagaacaaccagtaacacaaggaacgaccagtaacacaaggaacaaccagtaacacagaacaaccagtaacacaaggaacgaccagtaacacaaggaacaaccagtaacacaaggaacaaccagtaacacaaggaaaAACCAGTAATATAgagaacaaccagtaacacaaggaacaaccagtaacacaaggaacaaccagtaacacaaggaacaaccagtTACAtaaggaacaaccagtaacacatggaacaaccagtaacacaaggaacaaccgTTAACACatggaacaaccagtaacacgaggaacaaccagtaacacaaggaacaaccagtaacacaaggaacaaccagtaacacaaggaacaaccagtaacacaaggaacaaccagtaacacatggaacaaccagtaacacaaggaacaatCAGTAATACAAGAAACTACCagtaacaaccagtaacacaaggaacaaccagtaacacaaggaacaaccagtaacacaaggaactaccagtaacacaaggaacaaccagtaacacaaggaacaaccagtaacacaaggaacaaccagtaaTACAAGAAACTACCAGTAACAATaagtaacacaaggaacaaccagtaacacaaggaacaaccagtaacacatggaacaaccagtaacacaaggaacaaccagtaacacaaggaacaaccagtaacacatggaacaaccagtaacacaaggaacaaccagtaacataaggaacaaccagtaacacaaggaacaaccagtaacacaaggaacaaccagtaaTACAAGAAACTACCAGTAACACttggaacaaccagtaacacaaggaacaaccagtaaTACAAGAAACTACCAGTAACAATaagtaacacaaggaacaaccagtaacacaaggaacaaccagtaacacatggaacaaccagtaacacaaggaacaaccagtaacataaggaacaaccagtaacacaaggaacaaccagtaacacatggaacaaccagtaacacatggaacaaccagtaacacaaggaacaaccagtaacacaaggaacaaccagtaacacaaggaacaaccagtaacacttggaacaaccagtaacacaaggaacaaccagtaacacatggaacaaccagcaacacaaggaacaaccagtaacacaaggaacaaccagtaacacaaggaacaaccagtaacacaaggaacaaccagtaacacatggaacaaccagtaacacatggaacaaccagtaacacaaggaaccGTAACATGTCATCAACAATGTTAGAATGATCAATACAAACAGTTCGTAGATGACAACAATAGTTTACTTACTCTAATGTCCTCCTAATTAACAGTATACATGTTATACTTGTCAAGTGACAGTCTTCATAACGTGTATATGTATCATTGGTAGACGTAGAGAGTTGTAAAGTGATGTATACCTCCAGCAACATAAACCTGTGTTTAGTTTACCAGGACACTAACACAAGGTAAACAAGGAACGAGCTGAACACGTGGATGTGTTGTTGgggtcgtggggaggggggggggcgggtcgtGGTGTAGTTATTCTTAGATGTAAACAATGAATATTGGTGTCAATCTTTGTTTTTTGTATTAGTTATATCCATTCACGATAAATATGAGCGACGATTGGACAATAAAAGAGCCATTCACATTATTATCTGTTcgttaaactattttacactgtAAACATTACAACAAATTCTAGCCCTAATAAACAGGCTTCATTT
Proteins encoded in this region:
- the LOC138356950 gene encoding uncharacterized protein → MRSVREHAVTQGTCGHSGNMRSLREHAVTQGTCGHSGNMRSLREHAVTQGTCGHSGNMRSLREHAVTQGTCGHSGNMRSLREHAVTQGTCGHSGNMRSLREHAVTQGTCGHSGNMRSLREHAVTQGTCDHSGNMRSLREHAVTQGTCGHSGNMRLLREHAVTQGTCGHSGNMRSLREHVVTQGTCDHSGNMCSLREHVLTQGTCAHSGNMCSLREHVVTQGTCGHSGNMWSLREHVVTQGTCGHSENMWSLGEHVVTRGTCGHSGNMWSLGEHVVTRGTCGHSGNMWSLREHVVTQGTCCNSGNMRSLRERAVTCVTGNTRNNQ